From Lycium ferocissimum isolate CSIRO_LF1 chromosome 12, AGI_CSIRO_Lferr_CH_V1, whole genome shotgun sequence, one genomic window encodes:
- the LOC132039512 gene encoding uncharacterized protein LOC132039512, with amino-acid sequence MKKYCRLQHSVARKWLSGQSHNWKRMLVLPSVTCVGAYGKGDASADQVETLKQIIEVKVIKWVKPVVPAWKPNVDGCTKGNPGSSSGGGVLRDHRGDMKMAFAVVFGVTTSNISKAKALLFGVKWCFDNGIN; translated from the exons ATGAAGAAGTATTGCAGATTGCAACATTCTGTAGCTAGGAAATGGTTATCTGGCCAGTCTCATAATTGGAAAAGGATGCTG GTCTTACCAAGTGTAACGTGTGTTGGGGCCTATGGAAAAGGAGATGCATCTGCAG ATCAGGTGGAGACGCTGAAGCAAATCATTGAAGTCAAGGTTATCAAATGGGTCAAACCAGTGGTACCAGCATGGAAACCTAATGTGGATGGGTGTACAAAAGGAAATCCAGGAAGTTCAAGTGGGGGAGGAGTTCTTAGGGATCATAGAGGAGATATGAAGATGGCTTTTGCTGTAGTCTTCGGGGTAACCACAAGCAATATTTCTAAAGCTAAGGCACTATTGTTTGGAGTTAAATGGTGTTTTGATAATGGTATCAACTAG